The following are encoded in a window of Flavobacterium sp. WC2421 genomic DNA:
- a CDS encoding alpha/beta hydrolase, whose translation MKHLLLFLFFTTALFSQKTTEPFKSNTLGETRQITISLPSSYEQNPTKKYPLLILLDGEYLLDPFNGALNYGGYWDDLPETIIVGINQNRNNERIADSNFDQVEGVPTKKGASFFEFIGGELLPYIEKKYRTAPFRIIAGHDTTAGFLNFFLYKDNPLFNAYISLSPELAPEMENRIPEKLSNLKQPVFYYLSSASGDIRQLKEPIKRLDDNIKKVTNTSINYKYDEFNNASHYSLVLYSIPSALYQIFDAYKPISSSEFSEKIVVLQAGYVDYLINKYDVISKNLGLKIPVRLNDFKAIEAAILRNKAYNELDKLAEIADKNYPKSMLASYELGLMYEKQGDAKRASQKYQHASQLEEIGDLTKDMMFEKYDDMKSLTQKK comes from the coding sequence ATGAAACATCTACTACTGTTCCTTTTCTTTACTACAGCACTATTTTCTCAAAAAACTACGGAGCCCTTCAAGTCAAATACTTTAGGCGAAACAAGACAAATCACAATTAGCTTACCATCATCTTACGAACAAAACCCTACAAAGAAGTATCCTTTGCTTATTTTACTAGATGGAGAATACTTATTAGATCCTTTTAACGGAGCTTTAAATTACGGTGGATATTGGGATGATTTACCCGAAACAATTATTGTAGGTATTAACCAAAATAGAAATAACGAAAGAATAGCTGACAGTAACTTTGACCAAGTTGAGGGTGTACCAACAAAAAAAGGAGCTTCTTTTTTTGAATTCATTGGCGGAGAATTACTCCCTTATATCGAAAAAAAATACCGTACCGCCCCTTTTAGGATCATTGCTGGACATGATACAACTGCTGGGTTTTTAAACTTTTTCCTTTATAAAGACAACCCGCTTTTTAATGCCTATATTTCATTAAGCCCTGAATTAGCTCCTGAAATGGAAAATAGGATTCCTGAAAAATTATCCAATTTAAAACAACCCGTTTTTTATTATCTGTCCTCCGCCTCTGGAGACATTAGACAACTTAAAGAACCCATTAAAAGACTAGATGACAATATTAAAAAAGTAACTAATACTTCTATTAATTACAAATATGATGAGTTCAACAATGCCTCGCATTATTCATTAGTTCTCTATTCAATTCCTAGTGCTTTGTATCAAATTTTTGATGCTTATAAGCCTATTTCTTCTTCTGAATTTTCAGAAAAAATAGTCGTTCTTCAAGCAGGATATGTTGATTATTTAATTAATAAATATGATGTTATTTCAAAAAATTTGGGACTAAAAATTCCCGTTCGATTAAATGACTTTAAAGCAATTGAAGCCGCAATTTTAAGAAACAAAGCCTATAATGAACTCGATAAATTAGCTGAAATCGCCGATAAAAACTACCCGAAATCAATGCTTGCTTCCTATGAGTTAGGATTGATGTATGAAAAACAAGGTGACGCTAAAAGAGCCTCACAAAAATACCAACATGCCTCTCAATTAGAAGAGATAGGTGACTTGACCAAAGACATGATGTTTGAGAAATATGATGATATGAAAAGCTTAACACAAAAAAAATAA
- a CDS encoding aldo/keto reductase, with the protein MKYTTLPNTDIKVSKICLGTMTFGEQNNELEGHSQMDYALEQGVNFFDTAEMYSVPARQETYGSTEKILGTWFKKSGKREEIVLASKIAGPNPNFTYMREKNDFSPASIKYALDNSLKRLQTDYIDLYQLHWPERKTNYFGQRGFTLQDDQWEDNIHEVLESLDGFIKEGKIKHIGLSNENAWGIMRFLEENKYNNLPRVKTIQNPYSLLNRLFESASAEVCARENIGLLAYSPMGFGVLSGKFLTGEKHPNSRLSLFPQYSRYSSEQCTQATKLYQEIALKNGLTLTELALAFVEQQPFLTSTIIGATTMDQLKENIDTINVTLSDEVLQEINEVQAIIPDPAP; encoded by the coding sequence ATGAAATATACTACTTTACCCAATACCGATATAAAAGTCAGCAAAATTTGCCTTGGAACAATGACTTTTGGAGAGCAAAACAATGAATTAGAAGGTCATTCGCAAATGGATTATGCTCTGGAACAAGGTGTTAATTTTTTTGACACGGCCGAAATGTATTCGGTTCCAGCACGACAAGAAACATACGGAAGTACAGAGAAAATTCTTGGAACTTGGTTTAAAAAATCAGGAAAAAGAGAAGAAATAGTTTTAGCCTCTAAAATTGCAGGACCCAATCCTAATTTCACTTACATGCGAGAAAAAAATGATTTTTCGCCAGCAAGTATCAAGTATGCATTAGACAATAGCTTAAAGCGTTTACAAACCGATTATATCGATTTGTACCAATTGCATTGGCCAGAACGCAAAACCAATTATTTTGGGCAACGTGGGTTCACGTTACAAGACGATCAATGGGAAGATAATATTCATGAAGTTTTAGAATCCCTTGACGGATTCATTAAAGAAGGAAAAATTAAGCACATTGGACTTTCTAACGAAAATGCTTGGGGAATCATGCGTTTCTTAGAGGAGAATAAATACAATAACTTGCCAAGAGTAAAAACAATTCAAAATCCATATTCGTTATTGAATAGACTTTTTGAAAGTGCTTCTGCTGAGGTTTGCGCAAGAGAAAACATAGGTTTGTTGGCATATTCGCCTATGGGATTTGGTGTATTGTCTGGTAAGTTTTTAACCGGTGAAAAGCATCCTAATTCAAGGTTAAGCTTGTTTCCACAGTATTCAAGGTACAGTAGTGAACAATGTACGCAAGCAACAAAATTATACCAGGAAATAGCACTTAAAAATGGCTTGACCTTAACAGAACTTGCTTTGGCTTTTGTTGAACAACAGCCTTTCTTGACCAGTACTATAATTGGTGCTACTACAATGGATCAATTAAAAGAAAATATTGATACAATTAACGTAACATTATCTGATGAGGTCTTACAAGAAATTAATGAAGTTCAGGCTATCATTCCTGATCCAGCACCATAA
- a CDS encoding glycogen/starch synthase, which yields MKDKRILYVSSEVVPYLAENEVSLMSYDVPKMVNDQGGQIRIFMPRYGNINERRHQLHEVIRLSGMNLVVNDLDMPLIIKVASIPKERIQVYFIDNDEYFKRKATFADEDGVMYPDNDERAIFFAKGVVETVKKLNWVPDIIHVHGWMAAMLPIYMKHYYKNEALFSETKIVTSVYSQSFEGTLDAEMINKIGLDGVPLEAIQDLKTPDYESIIKATVNHSDAVIIASDSLSPSLTKFIESSGKPFLPFVPKDAFAEAYSNFYNNEVL from the coding sequence ATGAAAGATAAGAGGATATTATACGTATCATCTGAAGTGGTGCCTTACTTGGCTGAAAACGAGGTTTCTTTAATGTCTTACGATGTACCGAAGATGGTTAATGATCAAGGTGGACAGATTAGAATTTTTATGCCTAGATACGGGAATATTAATGAGAGAAGACATCAATTACACGAAGTAATTAGACTTTCAGGGATGAATTTGGTGGTGAATGACCTAGATATGCCTTTGATAATTAAGGTAGCTTCTATTCCTAAAGAGAGAATTCAAGTTTACTTTATTGATAATGATGAATATTTCAAAAGAAAAGCAACATTTGCCGATGAAGATGGGGTAATGTATCCTGATAATGATGAGCGTGCTATTTTCTTTGCTAAAGGAGTAGTAGAAACTGTTAAAAAACTGAATTGGGTTCCAGATATTATTCATGTTCATGGATGGATGGCTGCAATGTTGCCTATTTATATGAAACATTATTATAAAAATGAAGCATTATTTTCTGAAACGAAAATCGTTACTTCAGTTTATAGTCAATCATTTGAAGGAACTTTGGATGCTGAGATGATTAATAAAATTGGTCTTGATGGAGTTCCTTTGGAAGCAATACAAGACTTGAAAACACCTGATTACGAAAGCATTATAAAAGCAACTGTAAATCATTCAGATGCTGTTATTATTGCTTCGGATAGTCTTTCTCCAAGTTTAACAAAATTTATAGAATCTTCAGGAAAACCTTTTTTACCTTTCGTCCCTAAAGATGCATTCGCTGAAGCGTATAGTAATTTTTACAATAACGAGGTTCTGTAG
- a CDS encoding transglycosylase domain-containing protein, which yields MKTKKGKIMIAVKIITALFVVLFCLFYLFRDSLLQQSIAQVSTKIEQKYNCNLTIKKASFTGLTGLEVNELTLVPKNADTLFTIQKMQTSINFWHLFLGDIQLGTLKINNGLVQLVQKGKVKNFAAFLKKDSTDIRTGEKRDYAAFAYRIISKALNLIPTDMKIENLKFKLDDNGKKATIDIKKLVLENTEIETSINVQTNTFAQRWKIKGYADPRNKKADLQFFNIDTGAIKVPYFDERYNLKSSFDSIRLNIENIDKSGGELHIDGFTSITNLRINHPKIASKDVLIKNARFDYRLLLGSDFISIDSSSTAQFNAIKFHPYVAYETESDTIYKLKVNIPKMKAQDFISSLPDGLFTHFQGMEAEGTFDYKLNFKFNKNKPDQLVFDSNLKKENLKITKYGEANLNKLNGEFVYRAIINDVLQRPVLVGNANPNYTPLDQISPYLRKCVLTTEDPSFFSHQGFINEAFKQSIVKNIKTKKFSRGASTISMQLIKNVFLTREKTVSRKLEEILLVYILENNRIVSKERMLEVYFNIIEWGPNVYGIGEASRYYFQKTPAELTLNECLYLARIIPSPKKFMYQFNDQGQLRDFANKQVSFLTNIMIRRGLIPIEDTIYKRLPIVISGPAKSLIKMRVQDSTAVDSITVKDEFEF from the coding sequence ATGAAAACCAAAAAAGGAAAGATAATGATTGCAGTAAAAATAATTACTGCCTTGTTTGTGGTTCTTTTTTGTCTTTTTTATCTATTCCGAGATTCTCTTTTACAACAATCCATAGCGCAAGTTTCTACTAAAATCGAACAGAAATACAATTGTAACTTAACCATAAAAAAAGCTTCTTTTACAGGTTTAACAGGATTAGAAGTAAATGAATTAACATTGGTCCCCAAAAATGCAGATACCCTCTTTACGATTCAAAAAATGCAAACCAGTATTAACTTTTGGCATCTATTTTTAGGAGACATCCAACTAGGGACTTTAAAAATAAACAATGGATTAGTACAACTAGTACAAAAAGGAAAAGTGAAAAACTTTGCCGCCTTTTTAAAGAAAGACAGTACCGACATACGTACTGGTGAAAAACGAGATTATGCAGCCTTTGCGTATCGCATTATTTCCAAAGCACTCAATCTAATTCCAACGGATATGAAAATTGAGAATCTCAAATTTAAACTTGATGACAATGGAAAAAAAGCGACTATAGACATCAAAAAATTAGTCTTAGAAAATACCGAAATAGAAACCTCGATAAATGTACAAACCAATACTTTTGCACAACGATGGAAAATCAAAGGCTATGCAGATCCTCGAAATAAAAAAGCAGATCTTCAGTTTTTTAACATTGATACTGGTGCTATAAAAGTGCCTTATTTTGATGAGCGTTATAACTTAAAATCCAGTTTTGACTCCATCCGATTGAACATTGAAAATATTGATAAAAGTGGAGGAGAACTGCATATTGACGGCTTCACTTCGATTACCAATCTAAGAATCAATCACCCAAAAATTGCCAGTAAAGATGTCCTTATTAAAAACGCTCGCTTTGACTACCGTTTGCTTTTAGGTTCCGATTTTATTTCGATAGACAGTAGTTCTACAGCACAGTTTAATGCCATAAAATTTCATCCGTATGTAGCGTATGAAACCGAATCAGATACGATTTACAAACTCAAAGTAAACATCCCAAAGATGAAAGCACAAGACTTCATCTCGTCTCTTCCTGACGGTTTGTTTACTCATTTTCAAGGAATGGAAGCCGAAGGAACATTTGATTATAAATTAAATTTTAAATTCAACAAAAACAAACCAGACCAACTTGTTTTTGATAGCAATTTGAAAAAAGAAAACTTGAAAATTACAAAATACGGCGAAGCCAATCTCAACAAACTCAATGGTGAATTTGTATACAGAGCAATAATCAATGATGTTTTACAACGTCCTGTATTAGTTGGAAATGCCAATCCCAATTACACTCCATTAGATCAAATTTCGCCTTACTTAAGAAAATGTGTGTTAACTACTGAAGATCCTTCTTTCTTTTCTCACCAAGGTTTTATTAATGAAGCATTCAAACAGTCCATTGTAAAAAATATAAAAACCAAGAAATTTTCAAGAGGCGCCAGTACCATTAGCATGCAATTAATAAAAAATGTTTTTCTTACAAGAGAAAAAACGGTTTCCCGAAAACTGGAAGAAATTCTTTTGGTTTATATCCTAGAAAATAACCGAATTGTAAGTAAAGAGCGTATGCTTGAAGTGTATTTTAATATAATCGAATGGGGACCAAATGTATATGGAATCGGAGAAGCGAGTCGTTATTATTTTCAAAAAACTCCCGCAGAACTTACTCTAAATGAATGTTTGTATCTGGCGCGAATTATTCCAAGTCCCAAAAAATTCATGTACCAGTTTAACGACCAAGGGCAGTTGAGAGATTTCGCTAACAAACAGGTCTCGTTCTTAACGAATATAATGATAAGAAGAGGATTAATCCCTATTGAGGACACCATTTACAAAAGACTTCCTATCGTGATTTCCGGGCCTGCAAAATCACTTATTAAAATGCGAGTACAGGACAGCACAGCGGTAGATTCAATAACCGTAAAAGACGAATTTGAGTTTTAA
- a CDS encoding carboxylesterase/lipase family protein: MNLKKTCIGILLLVAPIISKAQHAENQNAFPVQITTTNGIIEGEFDIKTNIQSFKGIPFAQPPVGNLRWKAPQPVTNWNGIRQTKKFGPRGIQSNVFGDMGFRSDGMSEDCLYLNVWSPAKTSTDKLPVLVYFYGGGFAAGDGSENRYDGENMAKKGIVTLTVNYRLGIWGFFSHPELTKESPNHASGNYGLLDQNAALKWVQANIAKFGGDPKRVTIAGESAGSIAVSAQMASPLSKGLIAGAIGESGGSIYPTLAPVPLAEAEKTGLDFAHKIGASTLKDLRAMSTLELYQKSLGTSLGVFKTTIDGYFLPKLLPEIFEAKQQAMIPLLVGWNSEEMTYKALTMGKDINNETYIQKVKELYGDKADQVLQLYPTGSPEVTEQSATDLAGDRFIAYSTWKWFDLHRKNSMQPIYRYYYTHPRPEMRDNSLEAGLAGGVIKKNSNTPKAPIPKGAVHSAEIEYAMGNLASNKDYAWSEDDYKVSETMMNYFANFIKTGNPNGDGLPKWPMAKNEEQPEIMIIDVNSKSKKTENDARYLFLDKEYSKK; the protein is encoded by the coding sequence ATGAATCTAAAAAAAACCTGTATAGGGATATTATTACTTGTAGCACCTATAATTTCAAAAGCACAACATGCCGAAAATCAAAATGCCTTCCCTGTTCAGATAACCACCACAAATGGAATTATTGAAGGTGAATTTGATATAAAAACTAATATTCAAAGTTTCAAAGGAATACCATTTGCACAACCACCAGTAGGCAATTTGCGTTGGAAAGCACCTCAACCAGTAACAAACTGGAACGGAATAAGACAAACCAAAAAATTTGGACCAAGAGGAATCCAATCTAATGTTTTTGGTGATATGGGTTTTAGAAGCGATGGAATGAGTGAAGATTGTCTTTATCTTAATGTGTGGTCACCCGCAAAAACATCAACTGATAAATTACCCGTTTTAGTTTATTTTTATGGTGGAGGATTTGCCGCTGGTGATGGATCAGAAAATAGATATGATGGAGAAAACATGGCCAAGAAAGGGATTGTAACCCTAACGGTAAACTACCGCCTTGGTATTTGGGGCTTTTTCTCTCATCCAGAATTAACCAAAGAATCTCCCAATCACGCTTCTGGAAATTACGGCCTATTAGATCAAAATGCAGCCTTGAAATGGGTTCAAGCCAATATTGCAAAATTTGGCGGAGATCCAAAACGAGTAACTATTGCTGGAGAATCTGCAGGTTCTATTGCTGTGAGTGCACAAATGGCTTCCCCATTATCCAAAGGTCTTATTGCAGGAGCTATTGGCGAAAGTGGTGGTTCTATTTATCCTACTTTAGCACCTGTGCCTTTAGCTGAAGCTGAAAAAACAGGCCTTGATTTTGCACATAAAATCGGTGCTTCTACTTTAAAAGACCTCCGTGCTATGTCAACTCTTGAACTGTATCAAAAATCACTTGGAACAAGTTTAGGTGTTTTCAAAACCACAATAGATGGTTATTTTTTACCCAAATTACTGCCTGAAATCTTTGAGGCTAAACAACAAGCTATGATTCCTTTGTTAGTAGGATGGAACTCCGAAGAAATGACCTACAAAGCATTAACAATGGGTAAAGACATCAATAACGAAACCTACATCCAGAAAGTAAAAGAGCTTTATGGTGACAAGGCAGATCAAGTGCTTCAATTATACCCTACAGGAAGTCCAGAAGTAACGGAACAATCAGCAACTGATTTAGCTGGTGACCGTTTTATTGCTTACAGCACTTGGAAATGGTTTGATTTACATCGAAAAAACAGCATGCAGCCTATCTATCGCTACTATTATACCCACCCAAGACCAGAAATGCGAGACAACAGTCTAGAAGCGGGTCTTGCTGGAGGTGTGATCAAGAAAAACTCAAATACCCCAAAGGCACCAATCCCAAAAGGCGCTGTTCACTCGGCTGAAATTGAATATGCTATGGGAAATTTAGCGAGTAACAAAGATTATGCATGGTCGGAAGATGATTATAAAGTTTCAGAAACTATGATGAATTATTTTGCTAACTTTATAAAAACGGGTAATCCAAACGGGGATGGACTTCCAAAATGGCCTATGGCAAAAAATGAAGAGCAACCTGAAATTATGATTATTGATGTCAATTCAAAATCAAAGAAGACTGAAAATGATGCCCGCTATTTATTTTTAGACAAAGAATATTCAAAAAAATAA
- the panC gene encoding pantoate--beta-alanine ligase, with translation MFAFNFNKKDMHIFNGKAALMDYLKSIKTLNSKIGFVPTMGALHQGHLSLMQQSLIENENTVVSIFVNPTQFNNPEDLLKYPRTLDQDIEKIASLSTDIILYAPTVEDIYEGKILSQTFNFDGLENQMEGKFRPGHFNGVGTIVKRLFEIVTPTNAYFGKKDFQQLQIVKMMVKKNHLDVNVIGCEIYREKNGLAMSSRNERLTELEKKDAALIYKTLTTAKEKFKTNSSKTVTDWVKKIFTENNSFELEYFQIADESSLLPCIRKNKNKKYRAFIAVIVNNIRLIDTISLN, from the coding sequence ATGTTTGCATTTAATTTTAATAAAAAAGACATGCATATTTTCAATGGAAAAGCAGCTTTAATGGACTATTTAAAATCTATTAAAACCCTGAATTCCAAAATTGGTTTTGTTCCAACTATGGGTGCTTTACATCAAGGACATCTTTCGTTGATGCAACAATCATTGATAGAAAATGAAAATACTGTGGTAAGTATCTTTGTAAACCCAACCCAATTTAATAATCCAGAAGATTTACTAAAATACCCAAGAACGTTAGATCAAGATATTGAAAAAATAGCAAGTCTAAGTACTGATATTATTCTTTATGCACCCACTGTTGAAGATATTTACGAAGGAAAAATACTATCTCAAACGTTTAATTTTGACGGATTAGAAAACCAAATGGAAGGAAAATTTAGACCTGGTCATTTTAATGGTGTGGGAACCATTGTAAAACGTCTATTCGAAATTGTAACTCCCACAAATGCCTATTTTGGTAAAAAAGATTTTCAACAATTGCAAATTGTAAAAATGATGGTTAAAAAAAACCATCTAGACGTCAATGTAATAGGATGCGAAATTTACCGCGAGAAAAATGGTCTAGCCATGAGTTCCAGAAATGAACGCTTAACTGAACTAGAAAAAAAGGATGCAGCACTGATTTACAAAACTTTAACTACGGCCAAAGAAAAATTTAAAACAAACAGTTCCAAAACGGTAACGGACTGGGTTAAAAAAATATTTACTGAAAACAACTCATTTGAACTAGAATATTTTCAAATTGCTGACGAATCTTCGCTACTGCCTTGTATCAGAAAAAATAAAAATAAAAAATACCGTGCTTTTATAGCCGTAATCGTCAATAATATTCGATTGATTGACACCATTTCATTAAATTAA
- a CDS encoding DUF4270 domain-containing protein yields MYNNSFFKKILIVTVVLFLYSCDKDYNSIGDGLLGDNHFAFDKYTSSVISYNQKVGPVQSNNLAVNALGVYDNPAFGTTTANFASQLALETINPTIGKNPVIESVVLTIPYFNTLKSTDTDGNHVYELDSIYGPSDAKIKLSVFESGYYMRDLDPVGGFQTSQSFFTDQNADFDNVKVGNRLNDSSDPVENDSFSFSPAEYKYTVTTDGKDVITRVAPGMRLNLNMDFFKTKIIDASASGKLVTNDIFKDYFRGLYFKVEKSGSSSSALAMMDFKKGKITITYKEDTSDTDATRIEKSINLNLAGNTVNLLNQSNVNASYMDATNSGNVNTTIGDDKLYLKGGEGSLAVLELFGKDLYGEDGLTGSPNGVADELDIIRKSGWLINEANLVFHVDASAMASSYEPNRIYLYDLNNHRPITDYYNDATSGTNSKNGKAVFGGLLEKEAVTNGRGVSYKIRITNQIRGLIKNVDSTNVKLGLVVTEDINVIASNKLRTPTAISQVPRASVMNPLGTIIYGGKSTVPEDKRLKLEIYYTKPN; encoded by the coding sequence ATGTACAATAATTCTTTTTTTAAGAAAATTCTAATTGTTACGGTTGTTCTTTTTTTGTATTCCTGTGATAAAGACTATAATTCAATTGGGGATGGTTTATTAGGTGACAATCATTTTGCTTTTGACAAATATACTTCAAGTGTTATATCTTACAATCAAAAAGTAGGCCCGGTTCAATCTAATAATCTTGCTGTAAATGCGTTAGGTGTTTATGATAATCCGGCTTTTGGTACCACTACGGCAAATTTTGCCAGTCAGCTTGCTTTGGAGACGATTAATCCAACAATAGGGAAAAACCCTGTAATTGAAAGTGTTGTTTTGACGATTCCGTATTTTAACACATTGAAATCTACGGATACAGATGGAAATCATGTGTATGAGTTGGATTCTATTTATGGTCCATCTGATGCTAAAATTAAACTAAGCGTTTTTGAATCTGGATATTACATGAGAGATTTAGATCCAGTTGGAGGGTTTCAAACTTCTCAAAGTTTCTTTACCGATCAAAATGCTGATTTTGATAATGTAAAAGTTGGTAATCGACTAAATGATTCTTCTGATCCAGTTGAAAATGATTCTTTCTCTTTTAGTCCGGCAGAATATAAATATACAGTAACCACAGATGGTAAAGATGTCATTACACGAGTTGCTCCAGGAATGCGTTTAAATCTTAATATGGATTTTTTTAAGACTAAAATCATCGACGCATCAGCTTCTGGAAAACTAGTTACAAATGATATTTTTAAAGATTACTTTAGAGGGTTGTACTTTAAAGTAGAAAAATCAGGAAGTAGTTCAAGTGCTTTGGCTATGATGGATTTTAAAAAAGGAAAAATTACAATTACGTATAAAGAAGACACTTCTGATACGGATGCGACAAGAATTGAAAAATCAATAAATCTTAATCTTGCGGGTAATACGGTAAATTTGCTGAATCAAAGTAACGTTAATGCTTCTTATATGGACGCAACTAATTCAGGAAATGTCAATACAACAATTGGTGATGATAAACTATATTTAAAAGGTGGCGAAGGATCGTTAGCTGTCTTAGAGCTTTTTGGAAAAGATTTGTATGGAGAAGATGGCTTAACTGGAAGTCCAAACGGAGTTGCTGATGAGTTAGACATTATTAGAAAAAGTGGATGGTTGATTAATGAAGCTAACCTCGTTTTTCATGTTGATGCAAGTGCAATGGCGAGTAGTTATGAACCTAATAGAATCTACTTATATGATTTAAATAATCATCGTCCAATAACGGATTATTATAATGATGCCACATCAGGAACTAATTCTAAAAATGGGAAAGCTGTTTTTGGTGGTCTTTTGGAAAAAGAGGCAGTGACAAATGGAAGAGGCGTTTCTTATAAGATTAGGATAACGAATCAAATTAGAGGACTTATAAAAAATGTGGATTCAACTAATGTAAAGTTAGGTCTTGTAGTTACAGAAGATATTAATGTAATTGCTTCTAATAAACTGAGAACACCAACTGCGATTTCTCAAGTGCCTAGAGCATCAGTTATGAATCCATTAGGGACCATTATTTACGGAGGTAAATCTACTGTACCTGAGGATAAAAGATTGAAATTAGAAATTTATTATACTAAACCTAATTAA
- the panD gene encoding aspartate 1-decarboxylase, translated as MQIQVLKSKIHRVKVTGADLNYIGSITIDETLLLASNIIEGEKVSIVNINNGERFDTYAIKGQKNSGEITLNGPAARRVQKDDIIIIISYATLDFEEAKTFKPWIIFPNENDNSLT; from the coding sequence ATGCAAATTCAAGTACTAAAATCAAAAATTCATCGAGTAAAAGTAACTGGAGCCGATTTAAATTATATCGGTAGTATTACCATCGATGAAACCCTTTTACTCGCTTCTAATATTATTGAAGGAGAAAAAGTTTCCATTGTAAACATTAATAATGGAGAGCGCTTTGACACTTATGCAATCAAAGGCCAAAAAAATTCAGGAGAAATAACATTGAATGGTCCCGCCGCAAGAAGAGTCCAAAAAGATGATATTATTATTATTATTTCTTATGCCACTTTAGACTTTGAAGAGGCTAAAACATTTAAGCCTTGGATTATTTTCCCAAATGAAAACGACAATTCCTTAACATAA
- the radA gene encoding DNA repair protein RadA, giving the protein MSKVKTTFFCQNCGAQYAKWQGQCNSCKEWNTIAEEIIQKQEKVAWKSEPTTKSKAPKPLKINEIDSAQEIRMDTTDAELNRVLGGGIVPGSMILLGGEPGIGKSTLLLQISLKLPYKTLYVSGEESQKQIKMRAERITTSSENCYILTETKTQNIFKQIEAIEPEIVIIDSIQTLHTDYIESTAGSISQIRETTAELIKFAKETNIPVILIGHITKDGNIAGPKILEHMVDTVLQFEGDRNHVYRILRSLKNRFGSTAEIGIYEMLGSGLREVSNPSEILISHKDEELSGTAIASTLEGMRPLMIEIQSLVSTAVYGTPQRSTTGYNAKRLNMILAVLEKRAGFRLGAKDVFLNVTGGISVDDPAIDLAVVAAILSSNEDIPVNKDFCFAGEVGLSGEIRPVNRVDQRIQEAEKLGFSTIFVSKYNKISLKNTGIKIELVAKIEDVASMLFG; this is encoded by the coding sequence ATGTCAAAAGTTAAAACTACTTTTTTCTGCCAAAATTGTGGCGCACAATATGCCAAATGGCAAGGTCAATGTAATTCTTGTAAAGAATGGAATACCATTGCAGAAGAAATTATACAAAAACAAGAAAAAGTAGCCTGGAAAAGCGAACCAACTACCAAAAGTAAAGCACCCAAACCATTAAAAATAAACGAAATTGATTCCGCTCAAGAGATCCGCATGGATACTACTGATGCTGAACTCAACCGTGTTTTAGGAGGTGGAATTGTACCGGGCTCTATGATCCTATTAGGTGGAGAACCTGGAATTGGAAAAAGTACGTTATTGCTTCAAATATCTCTAAAATTACCATATAAAACGCTATATGTTTCAGGAGAAGAAAGCCAGAAACAAATAAAAATGCGTGCTGAAAGGATTACGACATCAAGTGAGAATTGCTATATTCTAACGGAAACAAAAACGCAGAATATCTTCAAACAAATTGAAGCCATTGAACCCGAAATTGTAATTATCGATTCCATTCAAACCCTGCACACTGATTATATAGAATCCACAGCAGGAAGTATATCTCAAATTCGTGAAACTACTGCTGAACTGATCAAGTTTGCCAAAGAAACCAATATCCCTGTTATTCTAATTGGTCATATTACCAAAGATGGAAATATAGCTGGACCAAAAATTCTGGAGCACATGGTAGATACTGTCCTGCAATTTGAAGGCGACCGAAATCATGTATACCGAATTTTACGATCACTCAAAAACCGTTTTGGATCCACTGCCGAAATTGGAATTTATGAAATGTTAGGAAGTGGATTACGAGAAGTTTCAAATCCATCCGAGATATTGATTTCTCATAAAGACGAAGAATTATCAGGAACGGCCATTGCCTCAACTCTGGAGGGAATGCGCCCGTTAATGATTGAAATACAATCCCTAGTGAGCACCGCTGTTTACGGAACTCCACAACGCAGTACCACTGGTTACAATGCCAAAAGACTAAATATGATTTTGGCTGTTTTAGAAAAAAGAGCTGGTTTTAGGCTTGGCGCCAAAGATGTATTTCTCAACGTAACAGGAGGAATTTCGGTAGATGATCCTGCCATCGATTTGGCTGTTGTAGCAGCAATTTTATCATCGAATGAAGATATTCCGGTAAATAAAGATTTTTGTTTTGCTGGCGAAGTAGGGCTTTCGGGAGAAATCCGTCCTGTAAATCGTGTGGATCAACGCATTCAGGAAGCTGAAAAACTAGGGTTCTCCACTATTTTCGTATCCAAATACAATAAAATTAGTTTAAAAAATACAGGGATAAAAATTGAATTAGTTGCCAAAATTGAAGATGTAGCAAGTATGTTATTTGGATAG